The following proteins are encoded in a genomic region of Necator americanus strain Aroian chromosome II, whole genome shotgun sequence:
- a CDS encoding hypothetical protein (NECATOR_CHRII.G7492.T1): MMILLVCLILSTLNGVRMLSCYHCISQVPLDGIEDDARLALKRLIFERYNVPPSHEFCDDANTYDFYTAETQDCDDTDQCIKISFFQKDLAAFAFNTLTSISDINISVMLAHLAESTSGNVIHRKMTDRVETLFVFEEFFT; encoded by the exons ATGATGATCCTCCTCGTTTGCCTCATACTATCGACATTGAATGGAGTTCGAATGTTGTCATGCTATCACTGCATTTCCCAGGTTCCATTGGATGGCATTGAAGACGACGCTCGTCTCGCGCTTAAGAGACTTATTTTCGAAAG GTACAATGTGCCTCCGTCACATGAGTTCTGCGATGACGCAAACACATACGATTTCTATACGGCTGAAACACAGGATTGTGATGATACGGACCAGTGCATAAAGATatcattctttcaaaaag ATTTGGCTGCGTTTGCTTTTAATACATTGACATCAATTTCTGATATAAACATATCGGTGATGTTGGCTCATCTTGCCGAATCAACATCTGGAAATGTTATTCATAGGAAAATGACTGATCGCGTGGAAACCCTGTTCGTTTTTGAGGAGTTCTTTACCTAA
- a CDS encoding hypothetical protein (NECATOR_CHRII.G7493.T1), with product MDATRNTVMNVCPVCDVDKGKKIQRHLAEVHGYSQEQIAEFKTEKKNRKIAASGKKVYSCEYCDAGFNSTSGLTRHRTTKHADEYSPPTILCPICRETVRSHRELAEHAHQQHAEDSDEFVVETVAFQNVQDYQSWKLASEEAGVISRFVTRTKITEQAKVTYLRCHCSYHCPASRPEKTKKSVMHCTAYMNVTERIDGVTVEHCLTHLGHEARPSQLRLDESAKKQPHAMDVQSSGPAFPDGSITKITYHNFLTYDDVVCIPGPHLNVIIGTNGAGKSTVICGICLAVGGSPKVLGRSERMGDYIKHRRDEGFVEVHIADSRKGEQSIKVLLQRPSSCTYFINGTRTTQRAVRDFVASYNIQIDNPCTFLAQDKVKSFSEQSSVELLMNTERAGNPALLETHENLIKKKKHESVFIQDARLIQQRLHCIEGEIEALLPRVENYKKKESLRTKIKVLQKKKAVLDFKESEGHFSIEEAAMDELQAKVKEQEKQVQQLKKKAEKETTLEEEYHKMHADIERQMRIKRDDLCTMRNINLYDEKVALFLVFVSNLRYFYVRDASERFKRLKTQSDNWEKEMDQMKRQVDRIRENVADARKELEGYEEFRREAVEKTQKYAEEDENLCRLEDEVTFEEKRLSDEINRLRDREKRISQAMEGRLRILEGMRCNMADEAWRWYEQNREKFRYPVYVPILHTTVPNTESAMLLENLIAIRDFPMFIFGCKADEAILTDQRHKWKLNSTVVPSEQVDISSLRTVLSPEMKKFGFNRFAVDLFTAPDVVKQYLCNVARLHQVPIGSSKTNDAYEAIKTAFVNTPFRLYLTDRYRVQFTVSKYGSHEIIGQQSELRMPARIFVAHSSNFDESKKLDAEKQDLRSKEKELYNRRTQLKEVRATLQKEKEALKCDQLEWRNRRDNLVNLERSLSSRESKLESLSAGRPDIEHARAALNEAKTNASREVHKMVLKMLTKMGQLRAIYVDDSLLRIALQGLRETLSKAESQLHDAQQKLQDNLALLEGRATRFREVMRELARAKEVLQEQCGISTIDPDKITQEEGNILEQLEKLFVQKKIPDDKEAVSRLLEEEKVKLDIASVDGSKDDVDRFESLSVEKVNLLERKQQQESTRESWKTTLIKEITNWKEPVEELIRNINVNYSKFFALLGCAGEVYLDIPEDPLNVSEYGIMIMVSFRAGERLRRLDHQVQSGGERSVSTMLYLLALQELCPVPFRCVDEINQGMDPVNERKVFDIMVDTLSGEGNLAKTQYFLLTPKLLHGLRFNRKVTVQIVHNGATLSENCRNWDPKHFLSIMQSRSNTCSR from the exons ATGGATGCCACACGCaa TACCGTCATGAATGTATGCCCGGTTTGTGATGTAGACAAGGgtaaaaaaatccagaggCACCTTGCTGAAGTCCATGGATATTCACAAGAGCAAATAGCGGAATTTAAGACTGAGAAAAAGAACCGGAAAATTGCCGCCTCAGGAAAGAAAGTATATAGCTGTGAGTACTGTGATGCGGGATTCAACAGTACCAGTGGGCTGACCCGACATAGAACCACAAAGCACGCTGACGAGTATTCACCACCAACTATCCTGTGTCCCATATGCAGAGAGACCGTCAGA AGTCACCGTGAGCTCGCAGAGCATGCCCATCAACAGCATGCTGAAGACTCAGACGAATTTGTAGTGGAAACAGTCGCTTTCCAGAATGTACAAGATTACCAG agttGGAAGTTAGCATCAGAGGAAGCAGGTGTAATAAGTCGTTTCGTAACAAGGACTAAGATTACGGAGCAGGCCAAAGTCACCTATCTCCGCTGTCACTGCTCGTATCACTGTCCAGCTTCGCGAcctgaaaaaacgaaaaagtctGTGATGCACTGCACAGCATATATGAAT GTGACGGAAAGGATTGATGGTGTGACAGTCGAACACTGCCTCACCCATCTCGGACATGAAGCTCGTCCATCTCAGCTGAGACTAGATGAGAGTGCTAAAAA ACAACCTCATGCTATGGATGTACAGTCTTCCGGACCTGCGTTTCCGGACGGTTCTATTACAAAGATAACTTACCACAACTTTCT CACCTACGACGATGTGGTTTGTATACCTGGACCCCATTTGAACGTCATTATTGGAACTAATGGAGCCGGCAAAAGCACTGTGATTTGCGGAATCTGTTTGGCAGTAGGAGGCAGTCCTAAAGTGCTTGGTAGATCTGAAAGAATGGGAGACTATATTAAACATAGGCGCGATGAAGGCTTTGTGGAAGTGCATAT CGCCGACTCTCGAAAAGGGGAACAGAGCATCAAAGTTCTTCTTCAAAGGCCCAGTAGTTGTACCTACTTCATTAATGGGACACGCACTACGCAAAGAGCTGTTCGCGACTTCGTTGCTTCGTACAATATCCAG ATTGACAATCCTTGCACATTCCTTGCTCAAGACAAAGTGAAGAGTTTTTCAGAGCAAAGTTCGGTTGAGTTGCTCATGAATACAGAAAGG GCAGGAAATCCAGCTTTGCTGGAAACGCACGAAAATCTaatcaagaagaagaaacacgAAAGTGTTTTCATTCAGGATGCTCGTCTGATCCAGCAACGTCTTCATTGCATAGAAG GAGAAATCGAGGCGCTCCTTCCCCGTGTTGagaattataagaaaaaagaatccctCCGTACGAAGATaaaagttcttcaaaaaaagaaagctgtCTTG GACTTCAAGGAATCTGAAGGACATTTTTCCATCGAGGAGGCAGCCATGGACGAGTTACAAGCAAAGGTTAAGGAACAGGAAAAGCAA GTGCAacaactcaagaaaaaagctgaaaaagaaacgacaCTGGAAGAGGAATATCACAAGATGCATGCTGATatt GAGCGCCAAATGCGTATCAAGAGAGATGATTTGTGCACGATGAGGAACATAAATTTGTACGATGAAAAG GTTGCcctgtttttggtttttgtcaGTAATTTGCGGTATTTTTATGTTCGCGATGCTTCTGAACGATTCAAACGTTTGAAAACACAAAGCGATAATTGGGAAAAGGAAATGGATCAGATGAAAAGGCAAGTGGATCGAATCAGAGAGAATGTAGCTGATGCTAGAAAGGAGTTGGAGGGATATGAG GAGTTCAGAAGGGAGGCTGTAGAGAAGACACAGAAATACGctgaagaagacgaaaatCTCTGTCGTCTAGAGGATGAAGTAACTTTTGAAGAGAAGAGATTATCAGATGAGATAAACC GTTTGCGCGATCGGGAAAAGCGTATAAGTCAGGCTATGGAGGGACGGCTGCGTATTCTAGAAGGTATGCGATGCAATATGGCTGATGAAGCCTGGAGGTGGTATGAGCAAAATCGTGAGAAATTCCGTTATCCGGTCTACGTGCCAATTCTTCAT ACGACGGTGCCTAACACTGAGTCGGCGATGCTACTTGAAAATCTTATTGCTATCAGAGATTTTCCCATGTTCATTTTCGGGTGCAAAGCAGATGAAGCCATTTTAACTGATCAGAGGCATAAATGGAAGCTTAATTCCACCGTTGTTCCTTCTGAACAG GTTGACATTTCTTCGTTGAGGACAGTGCTAAGTCCCGAAATGAAAAAGTTCGGTTTCAACCGTTTCGCCGTTGATTTGTTCACTGCTCCTGATGTTGTCAAGCAATATTTGTGCAATGTCGCTCGG ctgcaTCAAGTTCCTATTGGGTCGTCGAAGACGAATGATGCATATGAGGCTATAAAGACAGCTTTTGTGAACACTCCATTCCGTTTGTATCTCACGGACAGGTATAGG GTCCAATTTACTGTATCCAAGTACGGGTCTCACGAGATCATCGGACAGCAAAGCGAGCTCAGGATGCCAGCTAGGATTTTCGTTGCTCATTCGTCAAACTTTGACGAAAGTAAGAAACTTGATGCTGAGAAGCAGGATCTTCGAAGCAAG GAGAAGGAGCTATATAACCGTCGAACTCAGTTGAAGGAAGTAAGAGCCACacttcaaaaggaaaaggaagccCTAAAGTGCGACCAG TTAGAATGGAGAAATCGCCGGGACAATCTGGTCAATCTTGAGCGTTCTTTAAGCAGTCGAGAGAGCAA GCTTGAGTCTCTCAGCGCTGGTCGTCCGGATATTGAGCACGCGCGAGCTGCTCTTAATGAGGCCAAAACTAATGCCAGCAGAGAAGTTCACAAAATGGTCCTCAAAATGTTGACCAAAATG GGCCAGTTACGCGCCATTTACGTGGATGACTCTTTGCTGAGAATAGCGTTACAAGGACTACGCGAAACACTGAGCAAAGCTGAGAGCCAACTTCATGATGCCCAGCAGAAATTGCAAGACAATTTG GCGCTGCTTGAGGGACGAGCAACGCGTTTTCGCGAGGTCATGAGGGAACTTGCACGGGCTAAGGAAGTGCTGCAAGAACAATGTGGCATAAGCACCATTGACCCTGACAAAATAACTCAGGAAGAGGGAAATATCCTGGAACAACTCGAAAAG ctgtttgTCCAGAAGAAGATTCCCGATGACAAAGAAGCCGTTTCTCGGCTTcttgaggaagaaaaagtgaaacttGACATCGCTAGCGTGGATGGAAGCAAAGAC GACGTTGACCGTTTTGAGAGTCTGAGTGTGGAGAAGGTTAACTTGTTGGAGAGAAAGCAGCAGCAAGAATCAACGAGGGAGTCATGGAAGACTACACTAATTAAG gaAATCACGAATTGGAAAGAACCTGTGGAGGAACTCATACGTAACATCAATGTCAattattccaaatttttcgCATTGTTGGGCTGTGCCGGAGAAGTTTATTTAGATATTCCTGAAGATCCG CTCAATGTTTCGGAATATGGTATTATGATCATGGTTAGCTTCCGAGCAGGTGAACGACTACGACGGCTTGATCACCAG GTTCAATCGGGTGGTGAACGTAGTGTTTCCACTATGTTGTATCTTTTGGCCCTCCAGGAGCTATGCCCTGTACCTTTCCGATGCGTTGATGAGATTAATCAAG GAATGGATCCAGTGAACGAGCGGAAGGTATTCGATATCATGGTGGATACCCTGAGTGGAGAGGGGAATCTTGCCAAAACACAGTATTTCCT GTTAACTCCGAAGTTGCTTCATGGCTTGAGGTTCAACCGAAAAGTTACTGTTCAAATTGTGCATAACGGTGCAACATTGAGTGAAAATTGTCGT AATTGGGATccgaaacattttctttccatcATGCAGTCTCGTTCGAACACTTGTTCAAGATAG
- a CDS encoding hypothetical protein (NECATOR_CHRII.G7493.T2), with translation MRVDASSESDGVIEWTNGQTGAVAGKFNNYNFAEQPHAMDVQSSGPAFPDGSITKITYHNFLTYDDVVCIPGPHLNVIIGTNGAGKSTVICGICLAVGGSPKVLGRSERMGDYIKHRRDEGFVEVHIADSRKGEQSIKVLLQRPSSCTYFINGTRTTQRAVRDFVASYNIQIDNPCTFLAQDKVKSFSEQSSVELLMNTERAGNPALLETHENLIKKKKHESVFIQDARLIQQRLHCIEGEIEALLPRVENYKKKESLRTKIKVLQKKKAVLDFKESEGHFSIEEAAMDELQAKVKEQEKQVQQLKKKAEKETTLEEEYHKMHADIERQMRIKRDDLCTMRNINLYDEKVALFLVFVSNLRYFYVRDASERFKRLKTQSDNWEKEMDQMKRQVDRIRENVADARKELEGYEEFRREAVEKTQKYAEEDENLCRLEDEVTFEEKRLSDEINRLRDREKRISQAMEGRLRILEGMRCNMADEAWRWYEQNREKFRYPVYVPILHTTVPNTESAMLLENLIAIRDFPMFIFGCKADEAILTDQRHKWKLNSTVVPSEQVDISSLRTVLSPEMKKFGFNRFAVDLFTAPDVVKQYLCNVARLHQVPIGSSKTNDAYEAIKTAFVNTPFRLYLTDRYRVQFTVSKYGSHEIIGQQSELRMPARIFVAHSSNFDESKKLDAEKQDLRSKEKELYNRRTQLKEVRATLQKEKEALKCDQLEWRNRRDNLVNLERSLSSRESKLESLSAGRPDIEHARAALNEAKTNASREVHKMVLKMLTKMGQLRAIYVDDSLLRIALQGLRETLSKAESQLHDAQQKLQDNLALLEGRATRFREVMRELARAKEVLQEQCGISTIDPDKITQEEGNILEQLEKLFVQKKIPDDKEAVSRLLEEEKVKLDIASVDGSKDDVDRFESLSVEKVNLLERKQQQESTRESWKTTLIKEITNWKEPVEELIRNINVNYSKFFALLGCAGEVYLDIPEDPLNVSEYGIMIMVSFRAGERLRRLDHQVQSGGERSVSTMLYLLALQELCPVPFRCVDEINQGMDPVNERKVFDIMVDTLSGEGNLAKTQYFLLTPKLLHGLRFNRKVTVQIVHNGATLSENCRNWDPKHFLSIMQSRSNTCSR, from the exons ATGAGAGTTGATGCCAGCTCCGAATCTGATG GAGTGATAGAGTGGACCAATGGGCAGA CCGGCGCGGTAGCGGGTAAATTCAACAATTACAATTTTGCAGA ACAACCTCATGCTATGGATGTACAGTCTTCCGGACCTGCGTTTCCGGACGGTTCTATTACAAAGATAACTTACCACAACTTTCT CACCTACGACGATGTGGTTTGTATACCTGGACCCCATTTGAACGTCATTATTGGAACTAATGGAGCCGGCAAAAGCACTGTGATTTGCGGAATCTGTTTGGCAGTAGGAGGCAGTCCTAAAGTGCTTGGTAGATCTGAAAGAATGGGAGACTATATTAAACATAGGCGCGATGAAGGCTTTGTGGAAGTGCATAT CGCCGACTCTCGAAAAGGGGAACAGAGCATCAAAGTTCTTCTTCAAAGGCCCAGTAGTTGTACCTACTTCATTAATGGGACACGCACTACGCAAAGAGCTGTTCGCGACTTCGTTGCTTCGTACAATATCCAG ATTGACAATCCTTGCACATTCCTTGCTCAAGACAAAGTGAAGAGTTTTTCAGAGCAAAGTTCGGTTGAGTTGCTCATGAATACAGAAAGG GCAGGAAATCCAGCTTTGCTGGAAACGCACGAAAATCTaatcaagaagaagaaacacgAAAGTGTTTTCATTCAGGATGCTCGTCTGATCCAGCAACGTCTTCATTGCATAGAAG GAGAAATCGAGGCGCTCCTTCCCCGTGTTGagaattataagaaaaaagaatccctCCGTACGAAGATaaaagttcttcaaaaaaagaaagctgtCTTG GACTTCAAGGAATCTGAAGGACATTTTTCCATCGAGGAGGCAGCCATGGACGAGTTACAAGCAAAGGTTAAGGAACAGGAAAAGCAA GTGCAacaactcaagaaaaaagctgaaaaagaaacgacaCTGGAAGAGGAATATCACAAGATGCATGCTGATatt GAGCGCCAAATGCGTATCAAGAGAGATGATTTGTGCACGATGAGGAACATAAATTTGTACGATGAAAAG GTTGCcctgtttttggtttttgtcaGTAATTTGCGGTATTTTTATGTTCGCGATGCTTCTGAACGATTCAAACGTTTGAAAACACAAAGCGATAATTGGGAAAAGGAAATGGATCAGATGAAAAGGCAAGTGGATCGAATCAGAGAGAATGTAGCTGATGCTAGAAAGGAGTTGGAGGGATATGAG GAGTTCAGAAGGGAGGCTGTAGAGAAGACACAGAAATACGctgaagaagacgaaaatCTCTGTCGTCTAGAGGATGAAGTAACTTTTGAAGAGAAGAGATTATCAGATGAGATAAACC GTTTGCGCGATCGGGAAAAGCGTATAAGTCAGGCTATGGAGGGACGGCTGCGTATTCTAGAAGGTATGCGATGCAATATGGCTGATGAAGCCTGGAGGTGGTATGAGCAAAATCGTGAGAAATTCCGTTATCCGGTCTACGTGCCAATTCTTCAT ACGACGGTGCCTAACACTGAGTCGGCGATGCTACTTGAAAATCTTATTGCTATCAGAGATTTTCCCATGTTCATTTTCGGGTGCAAAGCAGATGAAGCCATTTTAACTGATCAGAGGCATAAATGGAAGCTTAATTCCACCGTTGTTCCTTCTGAACAG GTTGACATTTCTTCGTTGAGGACAGTGCTAAGTCCCGAAATGAAAAAGTTCGGTTTCAACCGTTTCGCCGTTGATTTGTTCACTGCTCCTGATGTTGTCAAGCAATATTTGTGCAATGTCGCTCGG ctgcaTCAAGTTCCTATTGGGTCGTCGAAGACGAATGATGCATATGAGGCTATAAAGACAGCTTTTGTGAACACTCCATTCCGTTTGTATCTCACGGACAGGTATAGG GTCCAATTTACTGTATCCAAGTACGGGTCTCACGAGATCATCGGACAGCAAAGCGAGCTCAGGATGCCAGCTAGGATTTTCGTTGCTCATTCGTCAAACTTTGACGAAAGTAAGAAACTTGATGCTGAGAAGCAGGATCTTCGAAGCAAG GAGAAGGAGCTATATAACCGTCGAACTCAGTTGAAGGAAGTAAGAGCCACacttcaaaaggaaaaggaagccCTAAAGTGCGACCAG TTAGAATGGAGAAATCGCCGGGACAATCTGGTCAATCTTGAGCGTTCTTTAAGCAGTCGAGAGAGCAA GCTTGAGTCTCTCAGCGCTGGTCGTCCGGATATTGAGCACGCGCGAGCTGCTCTTAATGAGGCCAAAACTAATGCCAGCAGAGAAGTTCACAAAATGGTCCTCAAAATGTTGACCAAAATG GGCCAGTTACGCGCCATTTACGTGGATGACTCTTTGCTGAGAATAGCGTTACAAGGACTACGCGAAACACTGAGCAAAGCTGAGAGCCAACTTCATGATGCCCAGCAGAAATTGCAAGACAATTTG GCGCTGCTTGAGGGACGAGCAACGCGTTTTCGCGAGGTCATGAGGGAACTTGCACGGGCTAAGGAAGTGCTGCAAGAACAATGTGGCATAAGCACCATTGACCCTGACAAAATAACTCAGGAAGAGGGAAATATCCTGGAACAACTCGAAAAG ctgtttgTCCAGAAGAAGATTCCCGATGACAAAGAAGCCGTTTCTCGGCTTcttgaggaagaaaaagtgaaacttGACATCGCTAGCGTGGATGGAAGCAAAGAC GACGTTGACCGTTTTGAGAGTCTGAGTGTGGAGAAGGTTAACTTGTTGGAGAGAAAGCAGCAGCAAGAATCAACGAGGGAGTCATGGAAGACTACACTAATTAAG gaAATCACGAATTGGAAAGAACCTGTGGAGGAACTCATACGTAACATCAATGTCAattattccaaatttttcgCATTGTTGGGCTGTGCCGGAGAAGTTTATTTAGATATTCCTGAAGATCCG CTCAATGTTTCGGAATATGGTATTATGATCATGGTTAGCTTCCGAGCAGGTGAACGACTACGACGGCTTGATCACCAG GTTCAATCGGGTGGTGAACGTAGTGTTTCCACTATGTTGTATCTTTTGGCCCTCCAGGAGCTATGCCCTGTACCTTTCCGATGCGTTGATGAGATTAATCAAG GAATGGATCCAGTGAACGAGCGGAAGGTATTCGATATCATGGTGGATACCCTGAGTGGAGAGGGGAATCTTGCCAAAACACAGTATTTCCT GTTAACTCCGAAGTTGCTTCATGGCTTGAGGTTCAACCGAAAAGTTACTGTTCAAATTGTGCATAACGGTGCAACATTGAGTGAAAATTGTCGT AATTGGGATccgaaacattttctttccatcATGCAGTCTCGTTCGAACACTTGTTCAAGATAG
- a CDS encoding hypothetical protein (NECATOR_CHRII.G7493.T3) produces the protein MDATRNTVMNVCPVCDVDKGKKIQRHLAEVHGYSQEQIAEFKTEKKNRKIAASGKKVYSCEYCDAGFNSTSGLTRHRTTKHADEYSPPTILCPICRETVRSHRELAEHAHQQHAEDSDEFVVETVAFQNVQDYQVRVV, from the exons ATGGATGCCACACGCaa TACCGTCATGAATGTATGCCCGGTTTGTGATGTAGACAAGGgtaaaaaaatccagaggCACCTTGCTGAAGTCCATGGATATTCACAAGAGCAAATAGCGGAATTTAAGACTGAGAAAAAGAACCGGAAAATTGCCGCCTCAGGAAAGAAAGTATATAGCTGTGAGTACTGTGATGCGGGATTCAACAGTACCAGTGGGCTGACCCGACATAGAACCACAAAGCACGCTGACGAGTATTCACCACCAACTATCCTGTGTCCCATATGCAGAGAGACCGTCAGA AGTCACCGTGAGCTCGCAGAGCATGCCCATCAACAGCATGCTGAAGACTCAGACGAATTTGTAGTGGAAACAGTCGCTTTCCAGAATGTACAAGATTACCAGGTTCGAGTAGTATGA
- a CDS encoding hypothetical protein (NECATOR_CHRII.G7494.T1), translating to MKAYQVAAILFICITGLSECGCFDNWSRCTPQTNFATGILWKDCPDYCRQCKGRTSGSCVKVYNKDCSGGYQCQCSGGSSTKSTNPLIVATCKLGL from the exons ATGAAGGCCTACCAAGTTGCTGCAATACTCTTCATCTGCATTACTGGGCTTTCTGAATGTGGATGCTTTGACAATTGGAGTCGTTGTACACCGCAGACAAAC TTCGCAACAGGAATATTGTGGAAAGATTGCCCCGATTACTGTAGACAATGCAAAGGACGAACAAGTGGGAGCTGTGTGAAGGTTTATAACAAAGATTGCAGTGGAGGATACCAGTGCCA gtGTTCCGGTGGCTCCAGTACAAAATCTACAAATCCACTCATAGTTGCCACTTGTAAACTTGGATTGTAA